The following coding sequences lie in one candidate division WOR-3 bacterium genomic window:
- the rpe gene encoding ribulose-phosphate 3-epimerase, producing the protein MKIKIAPSIIAGDFSDLKKTIRKIEKSGSDLIHIDVMDGVYVPNITFGPMIVEAIRKLTNLPLDIHLMIIDPLRYIRRFKNSIPHLISFHVEATDKVKETIEEIHHFTRAGIAINPETPLERVLPYLKDVERVLVMTVNPGFSGQKFIESASFKIKELKEIKEKDNLKFEIAVDGGLNKENIFYVINLGAEVLCIGSFFFKEKKINKFIKKIKGEK; encoded by the coding sequence ATGAAAATAAAAATCGCTCCTTCCATAATTGCGGGAGATTTTTCAGATTTAAAAAAAACAATAAGAAAAATTGAAAAATCAGGTTCGGATTTAATCCATATTGATGTTATGGATGGAGTGTATGTTCCTAATATTACCTTTGGTCCAATGATAGTTGAAGCAATCAGAAAATTAACAAATTTACCCCTTGATATTCACCTAATGATTATTGACCCTTTAAGATATATAAGAAGATTTAAAAACTCCATACCTCATCTTATTTCCTTTCATGTAGAGGCAACAGATAAAGTTAAAGAAACAATTGAAGAAATACATCATTTTACAAGGGCAGGAATTGCAATAAACCCTGAAACACCTCTCGAAAGAGTTTTACCTTACTTAAAAGATGTTGAAAGAGTCCTTGTTATGACAGTAAATCCTGGTTTTTCAGGGCAAAAGTTTATTGAAAGTGCATCTTTTAAAATAAAGGAATTAAAGGAAATAAAGGAAAAAGATAATTTAAAATTTGAAATAGCAGTTGATGGGGGATTGAATAAGGAAAATATTTTTTATGTAATTAATCTTGGGGCAGAAGTTTTATGTATTGGATCCTTCTTTTTTAAGGAAAAGAAAATTAACAAGTTTATTAAAAAAATAAAAGGCGAAAAATAA
- a CDS encoding SLC13 family permease produces the protein MITKTNRKSYLKIFILFLILFIPLIFPFKFNKIFSITLLMAYSWIFEIVPIEITGLFPLFLFPLFGILSVKDTALSYGNHLIFLFLGSFFIAKAIEVSGLAKKISLFFISIFPKSPFFSFAGISLATFLISGWISNTAATIISYTIAISLLKGIKLRENSNFKKILLISTAYSSSIGGILTPVGTPPNIIYLGIVEKIFGKEYVFSFIEWIRYAAPLAILIFIFMLLFFKFFFIKGESFEIKIEEEKLKLTEYEKRVFLIFILTIILWFIRPFFSKFPNLKFIEDSSIAIFCSSLLFFIKRGKGEKETLLNSKEAKEIPWGILYVFGGGLALADAYEKTGFTVFIGNYIKNISSIFSPFLFLLILVTFLVFFTEVTSNTASASLLLPIIGEFSKTLNLSPYFLMLPSTLCISFAFMLPSGTPPNAIILSTGDVRVKDLAKIGFFMNILTIITTTIYFYFMR, from the coding sequence TTGATCACAAAAACAAATAGAAAATCATATTTAAAAATTTTCATATTATTTTTGATTTTATTTATTCCCTTAATTTTTCCATTTAAGTTTAATAAAATTTTTTCAATTACCCTTTTAATGGCCTACTCCTGGATATTTGAAATTGTTCCGATAGAAATAACAGGGCTCTTTCCGCTTTTTCTTTTTCCTCTTTTTGGTATTTTGAGTGTTAAAGATACTGCTCTATCCTATGGAAACCACCTTATTTTCTTATTCCTTGGATCTTTTTTTATAGCAAAGGCAATTGAAGTATCAGGACTTGCTAAAAAAATTTCTCTTTTTTTTATCTCAATTTTTCCAAAAAGTCCATTTTTTTCCTTTGCTGGAATTTCTCTTGCCACTTTTTTAATTTCAGGATGGATATCAAATACTGCTGCCACAATCATTTCATATACCATTGCTATCTCCCTTTTAAAAGGTATAAAGCTAAGGGAAAATTCAAATTTTAAAAAAATTCTATTAATTTCAACAGCCTATTCCTCCTCCATAGGAGGAATTTTAACACCTGTAGGTACTCCCCCTAACATTATTTATCTTGGAATAGTGGAGAAAATTTTTGGAAAGGAATATGTTTTTTCCTTTATTGAATGGATAAGATATGCTGCTCCCCTTGCCATATTAATCTTTATTTTTATGCTGCTTTTTTTTAAATTTTTCTTTATAAAAGGAGAAAGTTTTGAAATAAAAATTGAAGAGGAAAAGTTAAAATTGACAGAATATGAAAAGAGAGTTTTTTTAATTTTTATCTTAACAATAATTTTATGGTTTATAAGACCCTTTTTTTCTAAATTTCCCAATCTTAAATTTATAGAGGATTCAAGTATTGCAATTTTTTGCTCTTCTTTACTTTTTTTCATTAAAAGAGGAAAAGGGGAAAAAGAAACCCTTTTAAATTCAAAGGAAGCAAAAGAAATCCCCTGGGGAATTTTATATGTTTTTGGAGGTGGTCTTGCTCTTGCAGATGCCTATGAGAAAACAGGTTTTACAGTTTTTATTGGTAATTACATAAAAAATATATCTTCAATATTTTCCCCCTTTTTATTTCTTTTAATCCTTGTTACTTTTCTTGTTTTTTTTACAGAAGTTACATCAAACACTGCCTCTGCTTCCCTTCTATTACCCATAATTGGAGAATTTTCAAAGACTTTAAATTTATCTCCATATTTTCTAATGCTCCCCTCAACACTCTGTATTTCTTTTGCCTTTATGCTTCCCTCAGGAACCCCACCGAATGCAATAATTTTAAGTACTGGTGATGTTAGGGTTAAGGATTTAGCAAAAATTGGATTTTTTATGAATATTCTCACTATAATAACTACTACAATTTATTTTTATTTTATGAGATGA
- a CDS encoding D-alanine--D-alanine ligase produces MKFNKEEILKEFKDKIILVICGGTSGEKEVSIRSGRKVFEALKYWNLNVKILEIKNDFVREILESKPFDIIFNILHGKPGEDGTVQGFLDLLGVPYTGSGVLGSALGMNKIISKKIFISEGIPTPPFVTIYHYENFEEKLREAEEKFGYPMMFKPKDEGSSLGVSICKSREDVIKNFEENKNKFKDFFLEKYIKGKIITTGILGTGKKAFPLPILELRPLKREFYDYTAKYTKGETEFILPAELSPELTEEVQRISLKAHLALECRGFSRVDGVVSEDEKPYILEVNTLPGMTDLSDLPAEAKAYGLSYEELVLFILNTVYD; encoded by the coding sequence ATGAAATTTAATAAGGAAGAAATATTAAAAGAATTTAAAGATAAAATTATACTTGTTATCTGTGGTGGAACCTCAGGTGAAAAAGAAGTCTCCATAAGATCTGGAAGAAAAGTGTTTGAAGCCCTTAAATACTGGAATTTAAATGTTAAAATTCTCGAAATTAAAAATGATTTTGTTAGAGAAATACTTGAAAGTAAACCCTTTGATATTATATTTAATATTCTGCATGGAAAACCAGGAGAGGATGGAACTGTACAAGGGTTTCTTGACCTGCTTGGAGTTCCGTATACAGGAAGTGGTGTCCTTGGATCTGCTCTTGGAATGAATAAAATAATTTCAAAAAAGATATTTATTAGTGAGGGAATTCCTACACCACCCTTTGTAACAATATACCACTACGAAAATTTTGAAGAAAAATTAAGGGAAGCAGAGGAAAAATTCGGATACCCTATGATGTTTAAACCAAAAGATGAGGGTTCAAGTCTTGGTGTTTCAATCTGTAAAAGTAGAGAAGATGTGATAAAAAATTTTGAGGAAAATAAAAATAAATTTAAAGACTTTTTCCTTGAAAAATATATTAAAGGGAAAATAATAACAACTGGAATTCTTGGAACAGGCAAAAAGGCTTTCCCATTACCTATCCTTGAATTAAGACCTTTAAAAAGAGAATTCTATGACTATACAGCAAAATACACAAAAGGAGAAACAGAATTTATTTTACCAGCAGAACTTTCTCCTGAATTGACTGAAGAGGTCCAGAGGATCTCTCTTAAAGCTCATTTGGCTCTTGAATGCAGAGGCTTTTCAAGAGTTGACGGAGTTGTATCTGAAGATGAAAAACCCTATATACTTGAGGTAAATACTCTGCCAGGTATGACCGATTTATCTGATTTACCAGCTGAAGCAAAAGCCTATGGACTAAGCTACGAAGAACTTGTCTTATTTATTTTAAATACAGTTTATGATTGA
- a CDS encoding S8 family peptidase translates to MIELLLIGFLGIGKEIKGQVIIWLKPEARNLIVYEKEKNETGIPDIDLVLKKFSVYELDRLTKGVIPKETKQFDLDLIFLIKFPEEIENKKLIENLKGLEIVKDAFSNIAYPIDVIPNDPYFSQMWNLTKMQVPEAWDIERGDSSVVVGAADTGLWWEHVDIRDNLWVNPGEDLNGNGKFDYPQDLNGIDDDGNGYVDDLIGWNFTWGTWNPSPQPSVGWDHGTHVTGTMAAITDNGIGISGIGWKIKAVGMNCQLIYNDTSYINFYGTVEAHYYAANMGLKVINNSWGGYGWPSSYRNMMQAAIDYARLKGVTVLAAAGNENTSSYLYPASLRGVISVAASDQLDRKAFFSNYGDSVDVTAPGVDIWSTIPNNGYDSWMGTSMACPNAAGVCALIISHFPNLTPKQVEEYLEGGAENIDTLNPGFEGKLGAGRVNAYRSLLYPFTSGAKIIDFQIVEIIGDNDRFYEGGELIGILITVLNKGPQPVNHLRVTLKPSFGYSIVDSIVEYNQVIPKGVSVNITSDTFKILLNNLNARDTLLFEINASPQTFYPLNKFTFFIGIPQILVYYTDNINKFYTYYEKAILKMNEIYGLNITYDIWKSSARGIPTLSTSMPPIVIWATGNDSLNVLSSSEIDTMINYLTLGGKLVFTSQFAAENINTTLDTLFFRDYLGVDKFYVPLGSGKNYAKGLSGDPLTSGWFLYLGSSSGADNNISPDEILNDTLNGTICLKYGTTGQYRGAGVRTSNTVFFAFPLESVPLTGSSTLTLLHKVIYDILRYFGIVEVKENIAEFKQKERIKFSFITNSNRLNKIFESYSKYSVTGQKVSNPKRNGIYLLKKENKNVKVLIIK, encoded by the coding sequence ATGATAGAACTATTACTAATAGGCTTTTTAGGTATCGGTAAAGAAATAAAGGGGCAGGTAATAATATGGCTAAAACCGGAAGCAAGAAATCTTATAGTTTATGAAAAGGAAAAAAATGAAACAGGGATCCCAGATATTGATCTTGTTTTAAAAAAATTTTCTGTTTATGAGTTGGATAGATTAACAAAAGGAGTAATTCCTAAAGAAACCAAGCAATTTGATCTTGATCTCATTTTTCTTATTAAATTTCCTGAGGAAATAGAAAATAAAAAATTAATAGAAAATCTTAAAGGACTTGAAATTGTTAAAGATGCCTTTTCCAATATAGCTTACCCTATTGATGTAATTCCCAATGACCCTTATTTCAGTCAAATGTGGAATCTCACAAAAATGCAGGTTCCCGAAGCATGGGATATAGAAAGGGGTGATTCCTCAGTTGTTGTTGGAGCTGCTGATACAGGTCTATGGTGGGAACATGTTGATATAAGGGATAACTTATGGGTTAATCCTGGTGAAGATTTAAACGGAAATGGTAAATTTGATTATCCACAGGATTTAAATGGTATTGATGATGATGGTAATGGTTATGTGGATGATCTTATAGGATGGAATTTTACATGGGGAACATGGAATCCTTCTCCTCAGCCGAGTGTCGGATGGGATCATGGGACACATGTTACGGGAACAATGGCAGCAATTACAGATAATGGTATTGGTATTTCAGGTATTGGGTGGAAAATAAAGGCTGTAGGAATGAACTGTCAGTTAATTTATAATGATACTTCTTATATAAATTTTTACGGGACTGTTGAAGCCCATTATTATGCAGCAAATATGGGATTAAAGGTAATAAACAATTCATGGGGTGGTTATGGCTGGCCTTCTTCCTACAGAAATATGATGCAGGCAGCTATTGACTATGCAAGATTAAAAGGGGTAACTGTTCTTGCAGCAGCCGGGAATGAAAACACAAGTTCTTATCTTTATCCGGCAAGTTTAAGAGGTGTTATTTCTGTTGCTGCTTCTGATCAGTTGGATAGAAAAGCCTTCTTTTCTAACTATGGTGATTCAGTTGATGTTACAGCACCAGGGGTTGATATATGGAGCACTATTCCCAACAATGGATACGATTCCTGGATGGGGACAAGTATGGCTTGTCCAAATGCAGCCGGAGTATGTGCCCTTATAATTTCCCATTTCCCAAATTTAACACCAAAACAGGTTGAAGAGTATCTGGAAGGTGGAGCAGAAAATATTGATACTTTAAATCCTGGGTTTGAAGGTAAACTTGGAGCAGGGAGAGTAAATGCTTATAGGTCTTTGCTTTATCCTTTTACTTCAGGTGCTAAAATAATCGATTTCCAGATTGTAGAAATAATCGGAGATAATGACAGGTTTTATGAAGGTGGAGAACTGATTGGAATTTTAATCACTGTTCTGAATAAAGGTCCACAACCGGTTAATCACCTCAGGGTTACATTAAAACCTTCTTTTGGATACAGTATTGTTGATAGTATTGTTGAATATAATCAAGTTATTCCTAAAGGTGTCTCTGTCAACATTACCTCTGATACCTTTAAAATTTTACTAAATAATTTAAATGCAAGGGATACTCTTTTATTTGAAATTAATGCATCTCCTCAAACTTTTTATCCTCTTAACAAATTTACTTTCTTTATAGGTATCCCCCAGATTCTTGTTTATTATACAGACAATATAAATAAATTTTATACCTATTACGAGAAAGCAATTTTAAAAATGAATGAGATTTATGGACTTAATATTACTTACGATATCTGGAAATCAAGTGCAAGAGGAATTCCCACTCTTTCCACTTCAATGCCACCAATTGTTATATGGGCTACTGGGAATGACAGTTTAAATGTTCTAAGTTCCTCTGAAATTGACACAATGATAAATTACCTAACCTTAGGAGGAAAACTTGTTTTTACCTCCCAGTTTGCTGCTGAAAATATAAATACTACCCTTGACACCCTTTTCTTTAGGGACTATCTTGGAGTTGATAAGTTTTATGTTCCTCTTGGATCAGGAAAAAATTATGCAAAAGGTCTATCAGGTGATCCTCTCACCAGTGGATGGTTTTTATATCTTGGAAGCTCAAGTGGTGCTGATAATAATATCTCCCCTGATGAAATTTTAAATGATACATTAAATGGAACAATCTGTTTAAAATATGGGACAACTGGTCAATATAGAGGAGCAGGAGTAAGAACCTCAAATACAGTATTTTTTGCTTTTCCTCTTGAATCAGTTCCACTTACAGGTTCAAGTACACTTACCCTTTTGCACAAGGTAATATACGATATATTGAGATATTTTGGCATAGTAGAGGTGAAGGAGAATATCGCAGAATTTAAACAAAAAGAAAGAATTAAATTTTCTTTTATAACCAATTCTAACAGATTAAATAAAATTTTTGAATCTTATTCAAAGTATTCTGTAACAGGTCAAAAGGTTTCAAATCCTAAAAGAAATGGAATTTATCTTTTAAAGAAAGAAAACAAAAATGTTAAGGTTTTAATAATAAAATAA